The Endozoicomonas montiporae CL-33 genome contains a region encoding:
- a CDS encoding NYN domain-containing protein: METVVLLVDVQNIYYTTRSAYQCNFDYNAFWAEATRERKVVKAIAYAIDRGDEKQRQFQRILRAIGFEVKLKPFIQRSDGSAKGDWDVGITLDGIEHGADVDRVVLASGDGDFDLLVKRLQDRFNTNVDVYGVPALTASSLIDAATQFIPIDEKLLLPSARHR; the protein is encoded by the coding sequence ATGGAAACCGTTGTACTGCTGGTTGATGTGCAAAATATTTACTACACCACCAGAAGTGCTTATCAGTGCAATTTTGATTACAACGCATTCTGGGCCGAAGCAACCAGAGAACGGAAAGTGGTTAAGGCCATTGCCTACGCCATTGACCGTGGTGATGAGAAACAACGGCAATTCCAGAGAATTCTCAGGGCGATTGGCTTTGAAGTGAAACTGAAGCCGTTTATTCAGCGCAGTGACGGTTCCGCCAAAGGGGACTGGGATGTCGGTATTACCCTCGATGGCATCGAGCACGGCGCAGACGTTGATCGGGTGGTACTGGCATCGGGTGATGGCGACTTTGACCTGTTGGTGAAACGGTTGCAGGATCGCTTTAACACCAACGTTGATGTGTATGGTGTTCCTGCCTTAACCGCCAGCTCTCTGATAGATGCAGCCACGCAGTTTATACCCATCGACGAAAAGCTGTTGTTGCCTTCAGCCCGTCATCGCTGA
- a CDS encoding cupin domain-containing protein, with product MDVGSRLKAVRKMHTLSQRELAKRAGVTNSTISMIEKNSVSPSVSSLKKVLSGIPMSLVTFFSLELDEEGYEPVIYRESDILPMEMGGVRMKVFGQFRQQKAMSFLDECYPPETDTGEEMLCHEGEEAGVVISGTLELIVGTDSYTLLPGDGYYFDSSRPHRFRNPSKDENCRLISCTTPANF from the coding sequence ATGGATGTCGGAAGTCGTTTAAAAGCCGTACGCAAGATGCACACTTTGTCACAGAGAGAGCTGGCAAAACGTGCAGGTGTAACCAACAGCACCATTTCAATGATAGAGAAAAACAGTGTCAGCCCTTCGGTCAGTTCCCTGAAGAAGGTGCTGAGTGGCATTCCCATGTCGCTGGTGACGTTTTTCTCTCTGGAACTGGATGAAGAAGGCTATGAGCCAGTGATCTATCGGGAGTCCGATATCCTGCCCATGGAAATGGGTGGTGTGCGTATGAAAGTGTTCGGGCAGTTTCGTCAGCAAAAGGCCATGTCGTTTCTTGATGAGTGTTACCCTCCGGAAACGGACACCGGTGAAGAAATGCTATGCCATGAAGGTGAAGAAGCAGGCGTGGTGATATCCGGTACACTGGAGCTGATTGTTGGCACCGACAGTTACACCTTACTGCCCGGTGACGGCTATTACTTTGACAGCAGCCGCCCTCACCGTTTCAGAAATCCCAGTAAGGATGAAAACTGCCGGTTGATCAGTTGCACAACGCCTGCAAATTTTTAG